One stretch of Acholeplasma laidlawii PG-8A DNA includes these proteins:
- a CDS encoding adenine phosphoribosyltransferase: MDLKAHIAAVKDFPKEGILFRDITPLMLDGKAFKYASDQFTEFARSKKADLIVGPEARGFIFGCPVAVNLGVGFAPVRKPGKLPRASVTVSYDLEYGSNSLSLHEDAVKPGQRVVIIDDLLATGGTMQATVELVEKLGGIVVGLAFLIELDDLEGRKLLKNYDVKTLINY, encoded by the coding sequence ATGGATTTAAAAGCACATATTGCAGCAGTAAAAGATTTTCCTAAAGAAGGTATCCTATTTAGAGATATTACACCTCTGATGTTAGATGGTAAAGCATTTAAGTATGCATCTGATCAATTTACCGAGTTTGCAAGATCAAAAAAAGCAGATTTAATCGTAGGTCCTGAAGCAAGAGGATTTATTTTTGGTTGTCCTGTAGCAGTTAATTTAGGTGTTGGATTTGCACCAGTTAGAAAACCTGGTAAATTACCTAGAGCATCAGTTACAGTGAGTTACGATTTAGAATATGGCTCTAACTCATTATCTTTACATGAAGATGCAGTAAAACCTGGACAAAGAGTTGTTATTATTGACGATTTATTGGCAACAGGTGGTACAATGCAAGCAACAGTAGAATTGGTTGAAAAATTAGGTGGTATTGTTGTAGGTCTTGCGTTCTTAATCGAGTTGGATGATTTAGAAGGAAGAAAATTACTTAAAAATTACGATGTAAAGACACTTATTAACTACTAA
- a CDS encoding AI-2E family transporter, with protein MKKVNFKLVNILLLLLIIILAIFVLPNISGYLGQAFSALLPLIIAFTLAYILNPLINLLQKYKIPRWLGILIVYTIVTIFFVYLIWGVLKPAVDSIGNISVGIENIMIEIGDILNVDTTSMSSYIIGLVDEIIIEITNFFTASGGTVGQVWNTIISGAVVIVVGIIFLLNFPRIRQRIKEYLTITVKPKTVSFVRTLDNELTNYLVAEIIIAAIQALEYGTLMLILSIFFPEFLVFVPLVAAVLSLIPYFGGYFSILFTAVIVMTVPSAAYGMIAIGIFMLIFPQLDAYVINPKIYQTKLNLNPISTIAFVLLGQAFFGIIGAILSVPFQVVLEVTMQYYKDNIKSSIKKINEHL; from the coding sequence ATGAAAAAGGTAAACTTTAAATTAGTAAATATACTATTATTACTCTTAATAATCATACTTGCTATTTTTGTTTTGCCAAACATCTCAGGTTATTTAGGGCAAGCCTTTAGTGCCTTACTTCCATTAATTATTGCATTTACACTTGCATATATCTTAAATCCGTTGATCAATTTATTACAAAAATATAAAATACCTAGATGGCTTGGTATCTTAATTGTATATACAATAGTCACTATATTCTTTGTATATTTAATCTGGGGAGTTTTAAAACCAGCAGTTGACAGTATTGGTAATATTTCAGTCGGTATTGAAAATATTATGATTGAAATCGGTGATATTCTAAATGTAGATACAACCTCCATGTCAAGTTATATCATTGGCTTAGTTGATGAAATTATTATTGAAATTACGAATTTCTTTACAGCAAGCGGTGGTACGGTGGGTCAAGTTTGGAACACAATTATTAGTGGTGCTGTAGTGATTGTCGTAGGTATTATCTTCTTACTTAATTTCCCTAGAATACGTCAACGTATTAAAGAATATTTAACTATAACTGTGAAGCCTAAGACTGTAAGTTTTGTTCGTACTTTAGATAATGAATTAACGAATTATTTAGTTGCTGAAATCATTATTGCAGCGATCCAAGCGCTTGAATATGGTACATTAATGCTCATATTATCCATATTCTTCCCTGAGTTTTTAGTATTTGTACCACTTGTAGCGGCAGTGTTATCTTTAATACCTTATTTTGGTGGATATTTCTCTATCTTATTTACAGCTGTTATTGTTATGACTGTACCAAGTGCTGCATATGGCATGATTGCCATTGGTATATTTATGTTGATATTCCCTCAACTTGATGCGTATGTGATTAATCCTAAAATTTATCAAACAAAACTCAACTTAAACCCAATATCAACCATTGCATTTGTTTTATTAGGTCAAGCTTTCTTTGGCATCATCGGTGCCATACTATCAGTACCGTTCCAAGTTGTATTAGAAGTAACGATGCAATATTATAAAGATAATATCAAAAGTAGTATTAAGAAAATTAATGAACATCTATAA
- a CDS encoding replication-associated recombination protein A translates to MEPLASRMRPKNFDEVYGQDHLLSKHGVLTKMIEKKKYLSFILYGPPGTGKTTIAKLFSDKSMLDTYFFNASTDNKAKLKDILDMTAYHDVLIIVDEIHRMKTDIQDYLLPFLESGKAIMIGLTTLNPYQSINMAIRSRCHLYEIKALSDKDIEAAILNAIQYLDHDIHLTDDALAAIIRASNSEIRSALNLLESASLVVDDGQKITSNIIRKLAGKPQLSLDDHENHYFEMLSALQKSIRGSDVDASIHYLARLLTLGDLEIIFRRLIVIAYEDIGLANPTMGQKVLAAIQAAKMTGLPEARIPLSVIVVDMALSPKSNTAYSALDKAMEDFQNGLAGPIPKHIDNKYIKQHPDSYKYPHNDPGSLNSQTHLPDNLLDKTYYVPKDESAYEKALKDRLKLIDSIKGYKRKG, encoded by the coding sequence ATGGAACCACTAGCAAGTCGCATGCGACCTAAAAATTTTGATGAAGTATATGGACAAGACCATTTACTAAGTAAACATGGCGTATTAACCAAAATGATAGAAAAGAAAAAGTACTTATCTTTTATCTTATATGGGCCACCAGGTACAGGTAAAACGACAATCGCAAAACTCTTTTCTGACAAATCCATGTTAGACACTTATTTTTTTAATGCTTCAACTGACAACAAAGCTAAATTAAAAGATATTTTAGACATGACAGCATATCATGATGTACTTATTATTGTGGATGAGATTCATCGTATGAAAACAGACATTCAAGACTACCTTTTACCATTTTTAGAAAGCGGTAAGGCCATTATGATTGGTTTAACAACACTTAACCCATATCAAAGTATTAATATGGCGATTCGTAGTCGTTGTCATTTATATGAAATTAAAGCACTTAGTGATAAAGATATTGAAGCAGCTATACTCAATGCAATTCAATATTTAGATCATGATATACACCTGACAGATGATGCACTTGCAGCAATCATTAGAGCATCTAATTCTGAAATTCGTTCAGCTCTTAATTTACTTGAAAGTGCCTCATTAGTGGTTGATGACGGACAAAAAATTACTTCTAACATCATAAGAAAACTTGCTGGTAAACCTCAACTATCCTTAGATGATCATGAAAACCACTATTTTGAAATGCTAAGTGCACTTCAAAAATCTATTCGAGGTTCTGATGTAGATGCCTCAATTCACTATCTTGCAAGATTATTAACACTAGGTGATTTAGAAATTATTTTTAGAAGATTGATTGTGATTGCATATGAAGATATCGGACTAGCAAACCCTACGATGGGTCAAAAGGTTTTAGCAGCCATTCAAGCTGCTAAAATGACAGGATTACCTGAGGCAAGAATCCCTTTATCTGTCATCGTTGTCGACATGGCATTATCTCCTAAATCTAACACTGCTTATAGTGCACTTGATAAGGCTATGGAAGATTTCCAAAATGGTTTAGCAGGACCGATACCAAAACATATTGATAACAAATATATTAAACAACATCCAGATAGCTACAAATACCCACATAACGATCCAGGTTCATTAAATAGTCAAACACACTTACCTGATAACTTGCTGGATAAAACGTATTATGTACCTAAAGATGAAAGTGCTTACGAAAAAGCACTAAAAGATCGCTTAAAACTCATTGATAGTATCAAAGGGTATAAAAGGAAAGGATAA
- the aspS gene encoding aspartate--tRNA ligase — protein MSTYSHHNNELTIKNLNETVFLKGWVSKVRNLGGLIFMDLRDQYGITQLVVRPNTALYERASQVRSEYVVEVKGIVIERESKNKFMTTGDIEIDVTELNILNTAMTTPITISEQDNISEEVRLKYRYLDLRKPTSKNYLLQRSKITQSIRNSLLNNNFLELETPYLVKTTPEGAKEFIVPSRLYHGEGYALAQSPQMFKQLYMVSGFEKYFQFARCFRDEDLRADRQLEFTQIDIEASFITQEDIMKLGEEMMSNMFKDILGKELKLPIARLTYQDAFDMYGSDKPDLRYELKIEDLTDKLSTYHVPLFESKASLRGFTLPNNALFTRKYFDKLTEIVKKNHGDTLAYVKHEGGQLSGSVSKFFDENVVADGYTLFIVPGTYEGATNACGALRKELAKDLGYIDETLESLVWIVDFPLFEYSEEDQRLYARHHPFTAPKDLEDFRNNPKDTLAKAYDLVWNGYEVGGGSMRIYNQEVQNEMFEKLGFTQEEIRNKFGFFIDALKYGTPPHGGIAFGLDRIVMLATKTDNIRDVIAFPKTQSARDIMMESPSPIDKLQLEDLGLKVIK, from the coding sequence ATGAGTACATATAGCCATCATAATAATGAATTAACAATTAAAAATTTAAATGAAACCGTCTTTTTAAAAGGATGGGTTTCTAAGGTTAGAAACTTAGGCGGACTTATCTTTATGGACCTAAGAGACCAATATGGTATTACTCAATTAGTTGTAAGACCAAATACTGCACTCTATGAGCGTGCAAGTCAAGTAAGATCAGAATATGTCGTTGAAGTTAAAGGTATTGTTATTGAACGTGAATCTAAAAATAAATTCATGACAACAGGTGATATTGAAATTGACGTTACTGAACTCAATATTTTAAATACAGCAATGACAACACCGATTACTATTTCAGAACAAGATAATATCTCTGAAGAAGTTCGATTAAAATATCGCTATTTAGATTTAAGAAAACCAACATCTAAAAACTATTTATTACAAAGAAGTAAAATCACTCAAAGTATTAGAAATTCTTTACTTAATAATAACTTTTTAGAATTAGAAACACCATACTTAGTGAAAACAACACCAGAAGGTGCTAAGGAGTTTATTGTACCTTCAAGACTTTATCATGGTGAAGGTTATGCACTTGCACAATCTCCTCAAATGTTTAAACAATTATATATGGTATCTGGCTTTGAAAAATACTTCCAATTTGCTAGATGTTTTAGAGATGAAGACTTAAGAGCTGACCGTCAATTAGAGTTTACTCAAATTGACATTGAAGCATCATTTATTACTCAAGAAGATATTATGAAGCTTGGTGAAGAAATGATGTCAAATATGTTTAAAGACATCTTAGGTAAAGAACTAAAACTGCCAATAGCACGACTAACATATCAAGATGCTTTTGATATGTACGGATCTGATAAACCAGACTTAAGATATGAATTAAAAATTGAAGACTTAACTGATAAACTAAGCACTTATCATGTACCATTATTTGAGTCTAAAGCGTCTTTAAGAGGCTTTACCTTACCAAATAATGCATTATTTACACGTAAATACTTCGATAAATTAACAGAAATTGTTAAGAAAAACCATGGAGATACACTAGCATATGTGAAACATGAAGGTGGTCAATTAAGTGGTTCAGTGTCTAAATTCTTTGATGAAAATGTAGTTGCTGATGGTTACACATTATTTATTGTGCCAGGTACTTATGAAGGTGCAACCAATGCATGTGGTGCCTTAAGAAAAGAATTAGCTAAAGATTTAGGTTATATCGATGAAACTTTAGAAAGTTTAGTATGGATTGTTGACTTCCCGCTATTTGAATATAGTGAAGAAGATCAAAGATTATATGCTAGACACCATCCGTTTACAGCACCTAAAGATTTAGAAGATTTCAGAAACAATCCAAAAGATACATTAGCTAAAGCTTATGACCTTGTATGGAATGGTTATGAAGTTGGTGGTGGATCCATGCGTATTTATAACCAAGAAGTTCAAAATGAAATGTTTGAAAAATTAGGATTTACGCAAGAAGAAATCAGAAATAAATTTGGATTTTTCATTGATGCATTAAAATATGGAACACCGCCACATGGTGGTATTGCATTTGGATTAGATAGAATTGTAATGCTTGCAACTAAGACAGATAATATTAGAGACGTTATTGCGTTTCCTAAGACACAATCTGCAAGAGATATTATGATGGAATCTCCAAGTCCAATTGATAAACTTCAATTAGAAGACTTAGGTTTGAAGGTGATTAAATGA
- the msrA gene encoding peptide-methionine (S)-S-oxide reductase MsrA, protein MKTLILAGGCFWGVDAYFRQLKGVVDTKSGYANGNKENPTYTEVCNGVATHAEAVKITYDPKGISLDQLLEHFFRIVEPTSLNRQGNDVGIQYRSGIYYEDLETKATADAYIVKEQQKYKEKIVVQVEPLTQFFLAEDYHQDYLEKNPTGYCHIDLGLAKADEVK, encoded by the coding sequence ATGAAAACATTAATTTTAGCAGGTGGATGTTTTTGGGGTGTTGATGCTTATTTTAGACAACTTAAAGGTGTCGTAGATACAAAATCAGGCTATGCAAATGGGAATAAAGAAAATCCAACATACACAGAAGTATGTAATGGTGTTGCAACCCATGCAGAAGCTGTGAAAATTACATATGACCCAAAAGGTATTTCACTAGATCAATTACTAGAGCACTTTTTTAGAATTGTGGAACCAACATCATTAAACCGACAAGGTAATGATGTTGGTATTCAATACCGTAGTGGCATTTACTATGAAGATTTAGAAACTAAAGCAACTGCTGATGCTTATATCGTAAAAGAGCAACAAAAATATAAAGAAAAAATTGTGGTTCAAGTAGAACCATTAACTCAATTTTTCTTAGCTGAAGACTATCATCAAGATTACCTAGAAAAAAATCCAACGGGTTATTGCCATATTGATTTAGGACTAGCAAAGGCAGATGAAGTCAAATGA
- the dtd gene encoding D-aminoacyl-tRNA deacylase — protein MLVTKVSKATLTVEDKLISSIKEGYVVYFGVKDTDTEALVDKCLTKLSNLRIYHDENDKLNLKLDKDKQEILVVSQFTLYGDVTNNNRPSFTKAAKPELAEVLYESFVEKLRKLGYKVQTGVFGAHMVIDATYIGPFNLMYEIGD, from the coding sequence ATGTTAGTTACAAAAGTATCTAAAGCAACACTGACGGTAGAAGACAAATTAATTTCTTCAATTAAAGAGGGTTATGTCGTCTATTTTGGTGTCAAAGACACCGATACAGAAGCTTTAGTGGATAAATGTTTAACAAAGTTATCAAATTTACGTATTTATCATGATGAAAATGATAAACTAAACTTGAAACTTGACAAAGATAAACAAGAAATATTAGTGGTCTCACAGTTTACTTTATATGGTGATGTCACAAACAATAATCGTCCGAGTTTTACTAAAGCAGCAAAACCTGAATTAGCTGAAGTACTTTATGAATCTTTTGTAGAGAAATTAAGAAAACTAGGTTACAAGGTTCAAACGGGTGTATTTGGTGCACACATGGTCATTGATGCAACTTATATAGGTCCATTTAATTTAATGTATGAAATAGGGGATTAA
- a CDS encoding RelA/SpoT family protein encodes MMNDALYKALIKDISHYIKSESNINLITKAYIVAKEKHLGQMRKSGEPYITHPTAVARILAELEAGPQTLVAALLHDTVEDTDYTLEGIEKDFGKDVASLVDAVTKLSKLQFKNSLQTDNQQKMLLAMAKDIRVILIKIADRLQNMRTLDSMAPDRQIAISKETLDIYAPIAHRLGLFRWKAELEDRALRYVHPAMYYKVSNLVKAKKVERESNINNVIDYIKELFKESDLTNFEIKGRIKNIYSIYKKMTKDMRDFEDIYDLLAVRIIVDKVETCYQSLGIIHAHFTPIPKRFKDYIAVPKPNLYQSLHTTVLHSDGTLFEVQIRTKEMDKVAEDGIAAHWAYKENKVYSKEKEQFEMMSRLKWYADLLRMTEDKDDQGENSEEFVETVKTDIFSANVYVFTPKGEVVEIPSGGTPIDFAYKIHTDVGHKMVGATVNNRIVTLDYELQTGDVVAIKTNKNSSGPSEDWLKIAKSAHARHKIKGFINKSNYEYTLANGKELLDKELLMNKKEDVITDEWVRQNFEKISITNLQDLYLEIGKGNVSTKTVLNKLMPEISKEQLIQRQIERTQRQLTATSDTGVIIEGLTTPQIKLANCCTPIPGDSISGYVTKGSGIVVHAQHCINLQQYDKNRLIPAYWGTNINRKYATWIKIKGTTRNGLLTEIIQTANSSGIAIAEVSAITSHELESIIKLKVTLKEKRELDLLILNIQKVPQVYYVEREII; translated from the coding sequence ATGATGAACGATGCACTATATAAAGCATTAATCAAGGATATCTCACACTATATTAAAAGTGAATCAAATATCAATTTAATCACAAAAGCTTATATTGTAGCTAAAGAGAAACATTTAGGTCAAATGCGTAAGAGTGGGGAACCTTATATTACCCACCCTACTGCAGTAGCTAGAATTTTAGCAGAACTAGAAGCTGGTCCACAAACATTAGTAGCAGCACTACTACATGATACGGTAGAAGATACTGATTATACACTTGAAGGTATTGAAAAAGACTTTGGTAAAGATGTTGCATCACTAGTAGATGCTGTTACTAAGTTAAGTAAACTTCAATTCAAAAATTCATTACAAACAGATAATCAACAAAAAATGCTTTTAGCTATGGCTAAAGATATCCGAGTCATCTTAATAAAAATCGCGGATAGACTTCAAAATATGAGAACACTGGATTCTATGGCTCCGGATAGACAAATAGCTATTTCAAAAGAAACTTTAGATATATATGCACCGATTGCTCACAGACTCGGTCTTTTTAGATGGAAAGCAGAATTAGAAGATAGGGCATTACGTTATGTACATCCTGCGATGTACTATAAGGTATCTAATTTAGTCAAAGCTAAAAAAGTAGAACGTGAAAGTAATATTAATAACGTCATTGACTACATTAAAGAATTATTTAAAGAATCTGATTTAACTAATTTTGAAATTAAAGGTAGAATTAAAAATATCTATTCCATCTATAAAAAGATGACTAAAGATATGAGAGATTTTGAAGATATTTATGATCTTTTAGCAGTTCGAATTATCGTTGATAAAGTTGAGACATGTTACCAATCCTTAGGTATTATCCATGCTCACTTTACACCAATCCCTAAAAGATTTAAAGATTATATTGCTGTACCTAAACCAAACCTTTATCAATCACTTCATACAACCGTACTTCATTCAGATGGTACGTTATTTGAGGTTCAAATACGTACAAAAGAGATGGATAAAGTAGCTGAAGATGGTATTGCTGCTCACTGGGCATATAAAGAAAATAAGGTTTATTCCAAAGAAAAAGAACAATTTGAAATGATGTCACGCCTTAAATGGTATGCCGATCTATTGCGTATGACTGAGGATAAAGATGATCAAGGTGAAAACTCAGAAGAGTTTGTTGAAACTGTTAAAACTGATATATTTTCTGCAAACGTCTATGTCTTTACACCTAAAGGTGAAGTCGTTGAAATCCCTAGTGGTGGAACACCGATTGACTTTGCTTATAAAATCCACACTGATGTAGGTCATAAAATGGTTGGTGCAACAGTAAATAACCGTATTGTAACACTAGACTATGAACTTCAAACAGGTGATGTTGTTGCAATTAAGACAAACAAAAATTCATCTGGACCAAGTGAAGATTGGCTTAAAATAGCCAAATCGGCACATGCTAGACATAAGATTAAAGGTTTCATTAATAAGAGTAATTATGAATACACATTAGCAAATGGTAAAGAACTACTTGATAAAGAGTTGTTAATGAATAAAAAAGAAGATGTAATTACTGATGAATGGGTACGTCAAAACTTTGAGAAAATATCCATTACCAATTTACAAGATTTATACCTTGAAATTGGTAAAGGTAATGTATCTACAAAAACAGTTCTTAATAAATTGATGCCTGAAATATCAAAAGAACAATTGATTCAGCGTCAAATAGAACGTACACAAAGACAATTAACAGCAACATCAGATACGGGTGTAATTATAGAAGGTTTAACAACACCACAAATAAAACTTGCTAACTGTTGTACACCAATCCCGGGTGATTCTATCTCTGGTTATGTTACAAAGGGTAGCGGTATTGTTGTCCATGCACAACACTGTATCAACTTACAACAATATGATAAAAACCGATTAATTCCAGCATATTGGGGTACAAATATTAATAGAAAATATGCAACTTGGATCAAAATTAAAGGTACAACGAGAAATGGTTTATTAACTGAAATTATTCAGACTGCAAATTCAAGTGGTATAGCAATTGCTGAAGTTTCTGCAATTACTAGTCATGAACTTGAAAGCATTATTAAATTAAAAGTGACTTTAAAAGAAAAAAGAGAACTTGATTTATTAATCCTAAACATTCAAAAAGTACCTCAAGTATATTATGTAGAGCGTGAAATTATATGA
- a CDS encoding type 1 glutamine amidotransferase domain-containing protein — protein MLKNKHILTIVSNDYDDLEFHYPLIRLKEAGATVDIASEIKGQTYKGKYGLSTVSDLSFDEVDITKYDGIIIPGGWAPDYLRRLPKVLDFIRYLNEHKKIIGSICHAGWVLSSAGILKGVTLTSTPGIKDDMMYAGATWVDKPVVVDKHIVTARRPIDLPYYLPKLIEALSKQ, from the coding sequence ATGTTAAAAAATAAACATATACTTACAATTGTTTCAAATGATTATGATGATTTAGAGTTTCATTATCCACTCATTAGACTTAAAGAGGCAGGTGCAACCGTGGATATTGCATCGGAAATCAAAGGACAAACCTATAAAGGAAAATATGGTTTATCTACAGTCAGTGATTTATCTTTTGATGAAGTAGATATCACCAAATATGATGGTATCATCATCCCGGGTGGTTGGGCACCAGATTATTTAAGACGCCTACCTAAAGTTCTAGATTTTATAAGATATCTAAATGAACACAAAAAGATTATTGGTAGTATTTGTCATGCAGGTTGGGTTTTATCTAGTGCAGGTATCTTAAAAGGTGTCACGCTTACATCAACTCCTGGTATTAAGGATGATATGATGTATGCAGGTGCTACATGGGTTGACAAGCCTGTGGTAGTTGATAAACATATCGTTACTGCCAGAAGACCCATAGATTTACCATATTACTTACCTAAACTCATAGAAGCATTATCAAAACAATAA
- the hisS gene encoding histidine--tRNA ligase — protein MNYIKVKGTYDVLPTEAENWVALESYVRKLFKTYNYGEIRTPMMEYSNVIHRETELSDMVIKETYNFKDKSDRDLTLRPEGTAGVIRSYVENKLYAQAGVTKLYYMGPNFRYERPQKGRFRQFMQFGCEVLGSNEPSIDAEVIELAYETIYRLGLKQVSVKLNSLGDDASKANYRQALIDFLTPVKDKLSKDSQDRLTHNPLRILDSKDTADIELIKNAPLPLDYLNETSKQHFDSVLELLNLMNIPYEIDRKLVRGLDYYAHTVFEIHATIKGFGAQNALGGGGRYQNLVKELGGPDTPGIGYAFGMERLLSALEQEGITLTSPKQLDVYFITFDQQSRKKAIQLQHILRSENILSDIDHLNRGFKPQLKEALRYDSKFIIIIGENELNNNVVQLKNTKTEEQVEVSMDTLLDTLKELL, from the coding sequence ATGAACTATATAAAAGTTAAGGGTACATACGATGTATTACCTACTGAAGCAGAAAATTGGGTTGCTTTAGAATCCTATGTCAGGAAACTATTTAAAACATATAACTATGGTGAAATTAGAACACCGATGATGGAATATTCTAATGTAATTCACCGTGAAACTGAATTGTCTGATATGGTTATCAAAGAAACTTATAACTTTAAAGATAAATCAGATCGTGATTTAACTTTAAGACCAGAAGGTACAGCAGGTGTGATTCGTAGTTATGTTGAAAATAAACTTTATGCTCAAGCTGGTGTGACTAAACTTTATTATATGGGACCTAATTTTAGATATGAACGTCCTCAAAAAGGTCGCTTTAGACAATTTATGCAGTTTGGTTGTGAAGTCTTAGGTTCAAATGAACCAAGTATTGATGCAGAAGTCATTGAACTAGCTTATGAAACAATTTATCGTTTAGGTTTAAAACAAGTAAGTGTTAAACTTAACAGTTTAGGTGATGATGCTTCAAAAGCAAACTACCGCCAAGCACTTATTGATTTTTTAACACCTGTAAAGGATAAATTATCTAAGGATTCTCAAGATAGACTAACTCATAATCCGCTACGTATACTGGATTCTAAGGATACAGCAGACATTGAACTCATTAAAAATGCTCCATTACCATTAGATTACTTAAATGAAACATCAAAGCAACATTTTGATTCAGTACTTGAATTACTAAACCTTATGAATATCCCATACGAAATTGATAGAAAATTAGTCCGTGGACTAGATTACTATGCACATACAGTATTTGAAATTCATGCAACAATTAAAGGATTTGGTGCCCAAAATGCCTTAGGTGGTGGTGGTAGATACCAAAACCTAGTTAAAGAATTAGGTGGACCAGATACACCAGGTATTGGTTATGCCTTTGGTATGGAAAGATTACTTAGTGCACTAGAACAAGAAGGTATTACACTGACTAGTCCTAAACAATTGGATGTCTATTTCATTACATTTGATCAACAAAGTAGAAAAAAGGCAATCCAGTTACAACACATTTTAAGAAGTGAAAACATTTTATCTGATATCGATCACTTAAATAGAGGATTTAAACCTCAACTTAAAGAAGCTTTAAGATATGATTCTAAATTCATCATCATTATTGGTGAAAATGAATTAAATAACAATGTAGTACAATTAAAAAACACCAAAACAGAAGAACAAGTCGAAGTATCCATGGATACCTTACTTGATACACTAAAGGAGCTATTATAA
- a CDS encoding GNAT family N-acetyltransferase, which produces MKQPIIYFDNYMLRDVELKDAKDMFEYGKDLETVKFLSWGPYSDVTEAYGSIREFFLKRPERGLPVGYAIVDLKNDKMIGTIDFHTMISEGVVEVGFCLNKAYWNKGIMSKSLQKILEVGFYYHGFNKIIIGHANENLQSMRVIEKNNFIFEYEDHKKYYNRFTGLNEPSKWYYLTKETFKK; this is translated from the coding sequence ATGAAACAACCAATCATATATTTTGATAATTACATGTTAAGAGATGTAGAACTCAAAGATGCTAAAGACATGTTTGAGTATGGAAAAGACCTAGAAACGGTTAAGTTTTTAAGTTGGGGACCATACAGTGATGTGACAGAAGCTTACGGCTCAATTAGAGAATTCTTTTTGAAAAGACCCGAAAGAGGATTACCTGTAGGTTATGCAATCGTAGATTTGAAAAACGATAAAATGATTGGAACAATAGACTTTCATACAATGATATCTGAGGGTGTTGTTGAAGTAGGTTTTTGTCTGAATAAGGCTTATTGGAATAAAGGCATTATGTCTAAGTCGCTACAAAAGATACTAGAAGTAGGTTTTTATTACCATGGGTTTAACAAGATAATAATTGGCCATGCAAATGAAAATCTTCAAAGTATGCGTGTCATAGAAAAAAACAACTTCATATTTGAATATGAAGATCATAAGAAATACTACAACCGTTTTACAGGTTTAAATGAACCATCAAAATGGTATTACTTAACAAAGGAGACATTTAAAAAATGA